The following proteins are co-located in the Choristoneura fumiferana chromosome 23, NRCan_CFum_1, whole genome shotgun sequence genome:
- the Ube4B gene encoding ubiquitination factor E4B, with product MSELSQEEIRRRRLARLAALGAPSAPSAAPAAPGASVPPAALSPAPCPAPSLPASPVDIANANKQPNYPEQVKTDDQTKIPADGLIVTEKADSNLLDEMPDTKMTDLSQTRQYSFDSMGDDTLVSCGSVRVGSFPQPTVGGTEQGPTREDSTSRSISPAQFVEPSPVRPRPSNASPSCSRRSLSMEVDDVSERNSQSEQQQEAMEVEDNDSTASPARKISRSRTVSCTELTEEQLRSILGRILQVSWSEDSAGGIYVPSVAASLLDNPKLSLDELASVALMDVITQITNGADPLNQKLIAVSEISKRLNEDCSDDTLTGGGTLSSEADADKAGCPSPALPMPKTIPTQGLAVSYILRFYNNIKIYEKEHPKKSSEPPLCDLLQLLKTLLVNHLVLVLRDKFDLEKCRKSPLLPYQLIGNAPIGLIQDLLTATYLEKEVFEEVFVPLLMGIRSEMRTCVSPALRALRSLCELRAGARHAQRPVCELIARLPSLCPDAVSTSPGREIARVSFLGPFFAVSLFAEENPRLAERLFATGSGDRSLAFALQREVEASRNTLHNICHNILLCQDAREPFLNYFAALLQRNERRAQLQTDERSLAGDGFMLNVCSVLQLLSVRIKLERVYPLYAFQPDSWANVRDETRLYFTAQEAQDWIDALNKDPAHKWPEAKFQTVCWFLTLHMHHVALIPALHTHQRRIRAFRDLQKVIEELMAAEPQWRNSFSAFRNRELLRRWRRQIKRLHRSKQCAETALLDNELMRRSLQFYASVCALLTAQLEAARAAPPAPPAPSAAAAFRALPEWYVEDVAEFMLFAVQYVPQIVADYIEDPIITWLLSAICHSNLIKNPYLVAKIVEVLFVINLSVPLKLKNVYEKFMDHPMSQTSLPSALMKFYTDIETTGQSTEFYDKFTIRFHISIILKGMWERPIHKQAIVKESRSGRQFVKFINMLMNDTTFLLDECLTYLKRIHEAQESAASGAAVEARARALAQDERQCRSYLTLARETVDMLEYLTVEIKEPFLRAELAERLASMLNFNLQQLCGPKCKNLKVRRPEKYGWEPRRLLSQLVDIYLHLDSPPFHAALAADERSFRKELFEEAALRLGKANIKSRGEIERFLALAQNAYQIAVSNQQKSDEFADAPEEFRDPLMDTLMTDPVLLPSGKVMDRSVILRHLLNSSTDPFNRQPLTEDQLRPATDLKERIIQWQREKKGSRSQDP from the exons ATGAGTGAACTAAGTCAAGAGGAG ATCCGGAGACGGCGGCTGGCGCGGCTGGCGGCGCTGGGCGCTCCCAGCGCGCCCagcgcggcgcccgcggccCCGGGAGCCTCCGTGCCTCCTGCAGCGCTCTCTCCAGCGCCATGCCCCGCTCCCTCGCTGCCCGCCTCGCCTGTCGACATAGCCAACGCTAACAAACAACCAAATTATCCAGAACAAGTGAAAACCGATGACCAGACCAAAATACCAGCAGATGGCTTAATTGTAACAGAAAAAGCAGACAGTAATTTGTTGGATGAAATGCCAGACACAAAAATGACAGATCTCTCGCAGACAAGGCAGTATAGTTTTGACTCTATGGGGGATGATACCTTAGTTAGTTGTGGTTCGGTGAGAGTGGGCAGTTTCCCACAGCCTACAGTGGGAGGTACAGAGCAGGGTCCTACTAGGGAAGATAGCACATCACGGTCGATATCCCCTGCACAGTTTGTGGAGCCCTCTCCAGTGCGGCCACGGCCTAGCAATGCCTCACCAAGCTGCTCACGGCGATCCCTTTCCATGGAAGTTGATGATGTCTCGGAACGAAATTCGCAGTCAGAGCAACAACAGGAAGCCATGGAG GTGGAAGACAACGACTCGACGGCGTCGCCCGCGCGTAAGATATCTCGGTCGCGAACAGTAAGCTGCACCGAGTTGACGGAAGAGCAGTTGAGAAGCATTCTTGGCAGAATCCTACAGGTCTCCTGGTCTGAAGATAGTGCTG GCGGTATTTACGTACCATCAGTCGCAGCTTCCTTATTGGACAACCCTAAATTAAGTCTAGACGAATTAGCATCCGTAGCTCTCATGGACGTGATAACGCAGATAACTAATGGCGCGGACCCTTTGAACCAAAAACTGATCGCGGTCTCCGAAATTTCCAAAAGACTGAATGAGGACTGCAGCGATGACACTTTGACTGGCGGTGGAACTTTATCATCAGAGGCAGATGCAGACAAGGCTGGATGCCCGTCGCCCGCTCTGCCCATGCCCAAAACAATCCCCACGCAAGGTCTCGCCGTCAGTTACATACTTAGATTCtacaataacattaaaatttacGAGAAAGAACATCCAAAGAAAAGTTCAGAGCCTCCTCTGTGTGATCTATTACAACTTTTAAAAACTTTACTCGTGAATCATTTAGTGCTAGTGTTGCGAGATAAGTTTGACCTGGAGAAGTGTAGAAAATCGCCGCTGCTGCCGTATCAGTTGATCGGGAACGCGCCGATCGGCCTCATACAAGATTTATTGACCGCTACGTACTTGGAAAAAGAAGTTTTTGAagag GTGTTCGTGCCGCTGCTGATGGGCATCCGATCGGAGATGCGCACGTGCGTGTCgccggcgctgcgcgcgctgcggtCGCTGTGCGAGCTGCGAGCGGGCGCGCGCCACGCGCAGCGTCCCGTCTGCGAGCTGATCGCGCGGCTGCCCTCGCTGTGCCCCGACGCGGTCTCCACCTCGCCCGGACGGGAGATCGCGCGCGTCAGCTTCCTCGGACCCTTCTTTGCT GTATCTCTATTCGCGGAAGAAAACCCCCGGCTGGCGGAGCGTTTGTTCGCGACTGGTTCCGGCGACCGCAGCCTCGCGTTCGCGCTCCAGCGGGAAGTAGAAGCGAGTCGGAACACGTTGCATAACATTTGCCACAACATCTTGCTCTGCCAGGACGCGAGGGAACCCTTCCTGAATTACTTCGCCGCACTACTGCAAAGGAATGAACGCCGAGCACAGCTACAGACGGATGAGCGGTCTTTGGCCG GTGACGGCTTCATGCTGAACGTGTGTTCGGTGCTTCAGCTGCTATCCGTCCGCATCAAGCTCGAACGAGTGTACCCCCTCTACGCTTTTCAGCCCGACTCGTGGGCCAACGTGCGCGACGAGACACGTCTGTATTTCACCGCGCAGGAGGCACAGGATTGGATCGACGCtctta ACAAGGATCCAGCACACAAATGGCCGGAAGCAAAGTTCCAGACCGTGTGCTGGTTTCTGACGCTGCATATGCATCATGTGGCCCTGATCCCCGCGCTACACACGCATCAGCGCAGAATAAG AGCGTTCCGCGACCTGCAGAAGGTGATAGAGGAGTTGATGGCTGCGGAGCCGCAGTGGCGGAACAGTTTCTCGGCTTTCCGCAACCGCGAGCTGCTGAGGCGCTGGAGGCGGCAGATCAAGAGGCTACACCG GTCAAAGCAATGCGCGGAGACAGCTCTCCTGGACAACGAGCTGATGCGCCGCAGCTTGCAGTTCTACGCGAGCGTGTGCGCGCTGCTCACGGCGCAGCTggaggcggcgcgggcggcccCCCCGGCCCCCCCGGCCccctccgccgccgccgccttcCGCGCGCTGCCGGAGTGGTACGTCGAAGACGTCGCCGAGTTCATGCTGTTCGCTGTGCA ATACGTACCTCAAATAGTAGCAGACTACATAGAGGACCCGATCATTACCTGGCTATTGAGCGCCATTTGCCATTCAAATCTGATCAAGAATCCGTACTTGGTTGCAAAGATAGTCGAAGTGCTATTCGTGATCAACCTCTCCGTGCCATTGAAGCTGAAGAATGTCTACGAAAAGTTCATGGACCACCCGATGTCCCAGACGTCTCTACCCAGCGCCCTGATGAAGTTCTATACGGACATAGAGACCACCGGACAGAGCACTGAGTTTTACGATAAGTTTACCATCAGATTCCACATAAGCATCATACTTAAGGGAATGTGGGAGAGGCCGATTCACAAACAA GCCATTGTGAAGGAGTCACGGTCGGGGCGACAGTTCGTTAAATTCATCAATATGCTGATGAACGACACCACTTTCCTGCTGGACGAGTGTCTCACG TACCTGAAACGCATCCACGAGGCCCAAGAGAgcgcggcgagcggcgcggcCGTGGAGGCCCGCGCGCGCGCGCTGGCGCAGGACGAGCGGCAGTGCCGCTCCTACCTCACGCTCGCCAG GGAGACCGTGGACATGTTGGAGTACCTGACGGTGGAGATCAAGGAGCCGTTCCTGCGCGCGGAGCTGGCCGAGCGCCTGGCCTCCATGCTCAACTTCAACCTGCAGCAGCTCTGCGGGCCCAAGTGCAAGAACCTCAAG GTCCGGCGGCCGGAGAAGTACGGGTGGGAGCCGCGGCGGCTGCTGAGCCAGCTGGTCGACATCTATCTGCACCTCGACTCGCCGCCCTTCCacgccgcgctcgccgccgaCGAG AGATCCTTCCGCAAGGAGCTGTTCGAGGAAGCAGCGCTACGGCTCGGCAAGGCCAACATAAAGTCGCGCGGCGAGATCGAGCGCTTCCTCGCGCTTGCGCAGAACGCGTACCAGATCGCAG TATCGAATCAGCAAAAGAGTGATGAGTTTGCGGACGCGCCCGAAGAGTTTAGGGATCCTCTGATGGACACCCTTATGACTGACCCTGTGCTGCTGCCGTCCGGGAAG GTTATGGACAGATCGGTGATCTTGCGGCATCTACTAAACAGTTCCACAGACCCGTTCAACCGACAGCCGCTCACAGAAGACCAGCTTCGCCCAG